A section of the Saccharopolyspora gregorii genome encodes:
- a CDS encoding amidohydrolase family protein, with translation MPERFVLDGAAVVTVDGAEHAEGHVVVDGDRIAAVGTGRADPGLGERIDVRGCLITPGLVDAHQHLYQWVTRGFAPDAPLFDWLTSLYPVWAGLDEDCAHAAAAAGAARLALSGATTIADHHYVFPRDGGDVFGAVIAAAGSIGVRLHAVRGCMDRGRSRGGLPPDSLVEDADVALAGTDAAIGRFHDPSPGSVVRIAVGPCSPFSVGERLLRDAAELARARGVRLHTHLAETAEEERRCRAEFGRTPVEHADALGWLGPDVWLAHTAHLSAAEVSRLAVTGTGTAHCPSSNGRLGAGTAPLRELLDAGVRVGLGADGAASNEAGGIGEEMRQALLTARARRGGAPPAAPDRRGAALPAERHRPGTARPEDADLPGAATSADRSRGPAALSVREALFAATLGGARCLGRQDELGSLRPGKLADLAVWRLDGLGHAGIEDPVAALVLGPLPPLRLLLRGGRRVVEDGALTAVSELDLARDLRAASARIRARSGARHGEVAR, from the coding sequence ATGCCTGAGCGGTTCGTGCTCGACGGTGCCGCGGTCGTCACCGTCGACGGCGCCGAGCATGCCGAGGGCCACGTGGTGGTCGACGGGGACCGGATCGCCGCGGTCGGCACCGGCCGGGCCGATCCGGGGCTGGGCGAGCGGATCGACGTGCGCGGTTGCCTGATCACGCCGGGCCTGGTCGACGCCCACCAGCACCTGTACCAGTGGGTGACGCGCGGGTTCGCGCCGGACGCGCCGCTGTTCGACTGGCTGACCTCGCTCTACCCGGTGTGGGCGGGGTTGGACGAGGACTGCGCGCACGCGGCGGCCGCCGCGGGTGCGGCGCGGCTGGCGTTGTCGGGGGCGACGACGATCGCCGACCACCACTACGTGTTCCCCCGCGACGGCGGTGACGTGTTCGGCGCGGTGATCGCCGCGGCCGGGAGCATCGGGGTGCGGCTGCACGCGGTGCGGGGCTGCATGGACCGCGGGCGTTCCCGGGGCGGGTTGCCGCCGGATTCGCTGGTGGAGGACGCGGACGTGGCGTTGGCGGGCACGGACGCGGCGATCGGCCGGTTCCACGATCCGAGTCCGGGGTCGGTGGTGCGGATCGCGGTGGGCCCGTGCTCGCCGTTCAGCGTCGGCGAGCGGTTGCTGCGGGACGCCGCGGAGCTGGCGCGGGCGCGCGGCGTGCGGCTGCACACGCACCTGGCGGAGACCGCGGAGGAGGAGCGGCGGTGCCGCGCCGAGTTCGGCCGCACCCCGGTGGAGCACGCCGACGCCCTCGGCTGGCTGGGCCCGGACGTGTGGCTGGCGCACACCGCGCACCTGTCGGCGGCGGAGGTGTCGCGGCTGGCGGTGACGGGCACGGGTACGGCGCACTGCCCGAGTTCGAACGGCCGCCTGGGGGCGGGGACGGCACCGCTGCGGGAGCTGCTGGACGCGGGCGTGCGGGTCGGGCTGGGTGCGGACGGGGCCGCGTCGAACGAGGCGGGCGGGATCGGCGAGGAGATGCGGCAGGCGCTGCTGACGGCACGGGCCCGGCGGGGTGGAGCTCCACCTGCGGCACCGGATCGGCGGGGTGCGGCGCTACCGGCGGAGCGGCACCGGCCCGGCACGGCGCGACCTGAGGACGCGGACCTGCCGGGCGCGGCGACATCGGCCGATCGGTCCCGGGGGCCGGCGGCGCTCTCGGTGCGGGAGGCGTTGTTCGCCGCCACCCTCGGCGGTGCCCGCTGCCTGGGCAGGCAGGACGAGCTGGGGTCGCTGCGGCCCGGGAAGCTCGCCGACCTCGCGGTGTGGCGGCTCGACGGGCTCGGTCACGCCGGGATCGAGGATCCGGTGGCGGCGCTGGTGCTGGGTCCGCTGCCGCCGCTGCGACTGCTGCTGCGCGGTGGCAGGCGCGTCGTCGAGGACGGCGCCCTCACCGCGGTGTCCGAACTGGACTTGGCGCGCGACCTGCGCGCCGCGAGCGCCCGGATCCGCGCGCGATCCGGGGCACGGCACGGGGAGGTGGCCCGATGA
- a CDS encoding (2Fe-2S)-binding protein has translation MRVNFTVNGRRQRADDVWEGESLLYVLRERLGLPGSKNACEQGECGSCTVTLDGVPVCACLVAAGQVEGREVGTVEGLADGDRLSEVQQAFLDAGAVQCGFCTPGLLVQATDLLRRRADPSDVEIREALAGNLCRCTGYEKIVDAVRLASRREAGDA, from the coding sequence ATGCGCGTGAACTTCACCGTCAACGGGCGGCGGCAGCGGGCCGACGACGTGTGGGAGGGCGAGAGCCTGCTGTACGTGCTGCGGGAACGCCTCGGCCTGCCCGGGTCGAAGAACGCCTGCGAGCAGGGCGAGTGCGGTTCGTGCACCGTGACCTTGGACGGGGTCCCGGTCTGCGCGTGCCTGGTCGCGGCCGGCCAGGTCGAGGGCCGGGAGGTGGGGACCGTGGAGGGGCTCGCCGACGGCGACCGGCTCAGCGAGGTGCAGCAGGCGTTCCTCGACGCGGGCGCCGTGCAGTGCGGGTTCTGCACCCCGGGTCTGCTGGTGCAGGCCACGGATCTGCTGCGGCGGCGCGCCGACCCGTCGGACGTGGAGATCAGGGAGGCGCTGGCAGGCAACCTGTGCCGCTGCACCGGCTACGAGAAGATCGTGGACGCGGTGCGGCTCGCGTCCCGGCGGGAGGCCGGCGATGCCTGA
- a CDS encoding helix-turn-helix domain-containing protein, with protein MSGVRLSELVDDPDLGLTLLTGPADPVVHGVYVTDLLDPSRYLSGGELVVTGLMWRADPADSARFAAALAAAGVAAVAAGTARLGSTPPDLVAACREHGLPLLEVPVAVSFSALSERVLDAHRAAGRGWVSALAAGAGLEEVLERASAELGTGCWVVSGAGAVLAGPAEPPAADDLRPGLAGEGTRAGWSFRPVGGGGEPRIARWFVVSRAGAVPPEALEELATVVALVRSRVDQARRIAGRSAESALRRLLDGTSSASEVAVRLDAAGVPVGEPLRVVQLSVPGGAARAAAVLRELAAATGSPSVVAPLGEAAVAVFAADERRLVGLPARFRGFAELAGPAAGLRAGVSDVAAADGLRSALEEAGHARRLAELAPDSAVVTADALASHRVLLASVPAELRRSYRDKLLGPLLSYDAAHAADLVRTLRVFLECSGSWSRCAALLHVHVNTLRYRIGRVEQITGRELGDLSARVDFHLALQLLDDSPS; from the coding sequence GTGAGCGGCGTGCGCCTGAGCGAACTCGTCGACGACCCGGACCTGGGTCTGACGCTGCTCACCGGCCCGGCGGATCCGGTGGTCCACGGCGTGTACGTCACCGACCTGCTCGACCCGAGCCGCTACCTGAGCGGCGGCGAGCTGGTCGTCACCGGCCTGATGTGGCGAGCGGACCCGGCGGATTCGGCCCGGTTCGCCGCCGCGCTCGCGGCGGCGGGCGTGGCGGCGGTCGCCGCGGGCACGGCGCGGCTGGGCAGCACTCCGCCGGACCTGGTGGCCGCCTGCCGGGAGCACGGCCTCCCGCTGCTGGAGGTGCCGGTCGCGGTCAGCTTCAGCGCGTTGTCCGAGCGGGTCCTGGACGCGCACCGCGCGGCGGGCCGGGGCTGGGTGTCGGCGTTGGCGGCGGGCGCCGGGCTGGAGGAGGTGCTGGAGCGGGCGTCGGCCGAGCTGGGCACCGGCTGCTGGGTGGTGTCGGGCGCGGGGGCGGTGCTGGCGGGTCCCGCGGAGCCGCCGGCCGCGGACGACCTGCGCCCCGGCCTGGCCGGGGAGGGGACTCGGGCCGGGTGGTCCTTCCGCCCGGTGGGCGGTGGCGGTGAGCCGCGCATCGCCCGCTGGTTCGTGGTGTCCCGCGCCGGCGCGGTTCCCCCGGAGGCGCTCGAGGAACTCGCGACCGTGGTCGCCCTGGTGCGCAGCCGCGTGGACCAGGCGCGGCGCATCGCGGGCCGGTCCGCGGAGTCGGCGCTGCGCAGGCTGCTCGACGGCACGTCGAGCGCGTCGGAGGTGGCGGTGCGGCTGGACGCGGCGGGTGTGCCGGTGGGGGAGCCGCTGCGGGTGGTGCAGCTGTCGGTGCCGGGTGGTGCGGCGCGCGCGGCCGCGGTGCTGCGCGAGTTGGCGGCGGCGACGGGCTCGCCGTCGGTCGTGGCGCCGCTGGGGGAGGCGGCGGTCGCGGTGTTCGCGGCCGACGAGCGGCGGCTGGTGGGGCTGCCCGCGCGGTTCCGCGGGTTCGCGGAGCTGGCGGGTCCGGCGGCCGGTTTGCGGGCGGGCGTCAGCGACGTCGCGGCGGCGGACGGCTTGCGCTCGGCGCTGGAGGAGGCGGGGCATGCGCGGCGGCTGGCGGAGCTGGCCCCGGATTCGGCGGTGGTGACGGCGGATGCGCTGGCGTCGCACCGGGTGTTGCTGGCGTCGGTGCCGGCGGAGTTGCGCCGGTCCTACCGGGACAAGTTGCTGGGGCCGCTGTTGTCCTACGACGCGGCGCACGCGGCGGATCTGGTGCGCACCCTGCGGGTGTTCCTGGAGTGCTCGGGTTCGTGGTCGCGCTGCGCCGCGCTGCTGCACGTGCACGTGAACACGCTGCGGTACCGGATCGGCCGGGTCGAGCAGATCACCGGACGAGAACTGGGAGATCTCTCCGCACGAGTGGATTTCCACCTCGCACTGCAACTTCTCGACGACAGCCCGTCCTGA
- a CDS encoding FAD binding domain-containing protein, whose product MDFLRPASWREALEIRAARPAATVLAGGTDVLVGLNFGHDRPEALLDLTATGAEQEWSESDGVLRIGALLPYARLVDELGDRLPGLATAARTVGSPQIRNRGTLGGNLGSASPAGDGHPPLLASDARVEVASVRGTRTLPVAEFFTGPKRNALAADELIAAVHVPTASGPQQFAKVGTRNAMVIAVCAFAIALHPQRRRIGTGVGSAGPVPFRATAAEDFLAAELTASDRWERPRELPDLVVRRFGELVAAAAHPVDDVRGTAGYRRHALGVLARRTVLRVWDEHRNGRRSCA is encoded by the coding sequence GTGGACTTCCTGCGCCCGGCCTCGTGGCGCGAGGCCCTGGAGATCCGGGCGGCCCGCCCGGCGGCGACCGTGCTGGCGGGCGGCACCGACGTGCTGGTCGGGCTGAACTTCGGCCACGACCGGCCGGAGGCGCTGCTGGACCTCACCGCCACCGGCGCCGAGCAGGAGTGGTCGGAGTCGGACGGGGTGCTGCGCATCGGCGCCCTGCTGCCCTACGCGCGCCTGGTCGACGAGCTGGGCGACCGGCTCCCGGGCTTGGCGACGGCAGCGCGCACCGTCGGTTCTCCGCAGATCCGCAACCGGGGCACGCTCGGCGGGAACCTCGGTTCGGCCTCGCCGGCCGGGGACGGGCATCCACCGCTGCTGGCCTCGGACGCGCGCGTCGAGGTGGCCTCGGTGCGCGGCACCCGGACGCTGCCGGTCGCGGAGTTCTTCACCGGGCCCAAGCGCAACGCGCTCGCCGCGGACGAGCTGATCGCCGCGGTGCACGTGCCAACCGCTTCCGGCCCGCAGCAGTTCGCGAAGGTCGGCACCCGCAACGCGATGGTGATCGCGGTGTGCGCGTTCGCGATCGCCCTGCACCCGCAGCGGCGGCGGATCGGCACCGGCGTGGGGTCGGCGGGCCCGGTGCCGTTCCGCGCGACGGCGGCCGAGGACTTCCTCGCCGCCGAGCTCACCGCGAGCGACCGGTGGGAGCGGCCGCGGGAGCTGCCGGACCTGGTGGTGCGGCGGTTCGGCGAGCTCGTGGCGGCAGCCGCGCACCCCGTCGACGACGTGCGCGGCACCGCCGGGTACCGGCGGCACGCGCTGGGCGTCCTGGCCCGGCGGACGGTGCTGCGGGTGTGGGACGAGCACCGGAACGGGAGGCGGTCATGCGCGTGA